The genomic region GCCTGCCCCTTCTGCCTCGTCATGCTCACCGACTCCGTCAACGGCAAGAAGAACGACGGCAAGGCGAAGGAATCCCTCCAGGTCGTGGACGTCGCGCAGCTGCTGCTCGACTCCGTGAAGGTCCCGGCGGACCCGACCGACGAGGCCGTTTCCGAGGACGCGCCGGAGCCCGAACCGGCGAAGTAGCCGTACAGCGGCTTCACTTGCACGGCAACGCGACAGCGGCCGGATCCGCCTCGGGGGCGGGTCCGGCCGCTGTCGTATGCCGTGTCCCCGTACCTCGCGTCCCGTATCCCGTGCCTCGCGTCTCACGCACCAGGCAGCGCGCGCGGCCCGCCCCGCGCACCCCCCTCAAGCGTGTTCACCAGCAGGTCACGCCAACAACACTTTTCCCACCCATCCCGTACAACCATTCGACCCCGCCAGAGGTCTCTTTTTCGCCGAACGCCCATGCCCCCAGGCGTGATTGCCGCAAACCGGGCAGAGAGTTCCGCGCCCCTTCCGACCGGGTGCCACCGGCACCCCGCACGGCGCAGGAGAAGAAACCCGTATGCATCAGCGCCTCCGTACCGCCCTCGCCACCGCGGCCACCGCCGCCCTGACCGGCGGTCTGCTCGTCGCAGGCGCGGCCGTCGCGACCGCCGCGCCCTCCGGGCTGCAGGGCGACTTCAACGGCGACGGCTACCGCGACCTCGCCATCGCCACCCCCCTGGCCGAGGTCAACGGCAAGGAGGACGCCGGTGGCGTCATCGTCGTGTACGGCACCGCCAAGGGGCTCGACCCCAGCCGTCGTACCTTCATCAGCCAGGACAGCCCGGGGGTCCCCGGCGCCGCGGAGGGGTGGGACGCATTCGGTACGGCCGTCGCCGCCGCCGACCTCAACCGGGACGGCTACAGCGATCTGGCGGTCTCCGCACCCCACGAGGCAACCGCCGCGGGCCAGGACGCGGGCACGGTCGTCATCATCTGGGGCGGCGCCAAGGGCCTCAGCGGCGGCGCGACCGTGGCGAATCCGGAGCCGCTGGCGGGCAGTTACTTCGGACTGAGTCTGGCAGCCGCCGACTTCACCGGCGACGGGAAGCCGGACCTCGCCGTCGGAGCGCAGAGCTCCGCCGACCCGTCCTGGAAGATCCGGCTGGCCCGGGGCCCGTTCACCACGTCCGGCGGTCACGGCAGCCTCAGCAGCTACGCCTCACCGGTCGACAAGCCCGAGCTCACCGCGGGCCTCGTCACCAAGGATGCCGCCGCCGACCTGGTCGTACAGGGCCAGAAGATCAACGGCGACACCCGTGGCTCGTCCGTCTTCTACAAGGGCGGCAGCACCGGTCTCGTCAAGGGCGCGACCCTCCCGCCGGGCACGAACGCGGCCATCGGGGACCTGGACAAGGACGGTTACGGCGACATCGCCATCGGCAACCCGGACGAGCCCGACACCGAGCCCAGTGGTTCCAAGGGCGGCGAGGTCGCCCTCGTCTACGGCGCGTCCGCGGGCCCCAGCGCCACCCGCCGGACCACTCTCACCCAGAGCAGCGCGGGCGTCCCGGGCGACAGCGAGTACGGGGACGGCTTCGGCGCCGCTGTTGCCATCGGCGACTTCGACAGGGACGGTTACGGCGACCTGGCGGCGGGCCTCCCCGGCGAGACCATCGGCTCCGACTACGACGGCCTCATGCGGACCGGCACGGTGATGCTGCTGCGCGGCTCGGCCAAGGGGGCCACCACCACGGGCGCCCGTGTCCTCAGCCAGAACACTGCGGGCGTGCCCGGCACGGCGGAGAGTGCGGATGCTTTCGGCTCACGGCTCTTCGCCTCCGACAACGACCGGGACGGTTACCCGGACCTGTCCGTCGTCGCGTCCCAGGAGAACGACGACGCGGGCGCCGTCACGTATCTGCGCGGCGCCGCCGGTACGGGATTCCCCGCAGCCGGATCGATCGGCTTCGGCCCCGGCTCGCTGGGCCGCCCGACCGCGTACAGCGACTTCGGCGAGCGAATCACCGGCTGACCGGCTCACCCGACCGACCACGGCCCGCCACCCGTCACGCCCGAGTGCCCTTCCTCCGGCGCCTGCACCACCACCACGTACCGACCGAACCAGGGAGAACTCCCGTGCACAGACAGCTCCGTACCGCCCTCGCCACCGCCACCGCGGCCGCCCTCACCGGCGGCCTGCTGATCGTCACCGCGAGCACCGCCACCGCCGCCACGCCCTCCGGCGCGCAGGGCGACTTCAACGGCGACGGCTACCGCGACGTCGCGGTCGTCTCCCCGCTCGCCACCGTCAGCGGCAAGTCGGGCGCCGGCGCCGTCTCGATCCTGTACGGCTCGAAGTCCGGTGCCGGTGCCGCCAAGATCCAGACGGTGACCCAGGACAGCGCCGGGGTCCCCGGCGCCGCCGAGAAGAACGACTACTTCGGCGGGATGAGCATCGCCGGTGACTTCGACGGCGACGGCTACGCGGACCTCGCCGTCGGCTCCAGCGGCGAGGACGTCGGCTCCGACGTCGACGGCGGCTCGGTCACCATCCTCTGGGGTGCGAGCGGCGGCCTCTCGGGCGGCACCACCGTCAAGGACCCGTCGGTCTCCGCCCACGACCACTTCGGCGACCTCCTGGCCTCCGGCGACTACAACGGCGACGGGAAGACCGACCTCGCCATCGCCTCCGACCAGAACGTCGTCGACGTCTACCGCGGCGGCTTCACCAAGACGGGCGGCACCGGCGGCCACTACTCCGTCACCGCCCCGGTCGCGAAGGTCCCCGGCCCGGATCTCTTCAACCTCACCGCGGGGGACGTCAACCACGACGGCCGCGCCGACCTGCTCGTGGACGGTTACGAGACGACGAGCGCCGAGGAGTGGAACGCCAACTACTACCTCCCCGGCAGCCCTTCCGGTGTGACGACGACCGGCATCCAGAAGCTCCCGGCGGGCGTCATCTCCGACATCGGCGATGTCAACGGCGACGGCTACGGCGACATCGTCATCGGAGCCCAGTGGGACGCGGAGATTCCCGGTTCGCACAAGGGAGGCGTCGTCAAGGTCGTCTACGGCACTGCGAACGGCCCCGACGGCGGCCAGGACGCGATCAACCAGGACTCGCCCGGCGTTCCCGGCTCGGGCGAGGCCGACGACATCTTCGGTTACGAGGTCACCCTCGGCGACATCAACGGCGACGGCATGGACGACCTGGCCGTCGGCGCCCCCGGCGAGGACCTGAACGGCATCGCCGACGCCGGCATGGTCACCGTCCTGTACGGCTCCACGACCGGCTTCGCCACCACCGGCGCCCAGTCCTTCGCCCAGGACAGCCCCGGTGTCCCCGGCGACAACGAGAAGGGCGACGGCTTCGGCGGCGACGTCTTCCTCTCCGACTCCGACAACGACGGCAAGGCCGACCTCACCGTCAGCTCCCCGTGGGAGAACAACAGCGACGGTTACGTCGTGACCTTCAACTCCAACGGCTCAAAGCTCGCCCCGACCGGCAAGGGCTACGGCCTGACCGCCACCAAGATCTCCACGGCGGGCACCCCGATGCTCGGTGCGGGCCTCACGGGCTGACCGCCAGGCGTCGTCGCACTCCCTTCGGGAAACCCCTTAGGGGATGTCACAGCTCGGCCGCAAAGCCGGGCCTGATCCACCAGGCCCGGCACCCCGCCCACCAGGAACGGGTACGTTCGAAAGCGTGGCTGGATTCAGGATCGGACGCGGCCGGGACAACCGCACGTCGCAACGGCGACCCCCGCAGCAGCAAGCACAGCAGCAAGCGCAGCAGCAACAGCCGTACGGCAGGCAGACACCGCCTCCGCCGTACGGCAGTGGCCCTGCGCCGCAGCAGCATGCACCGCAGCACCAGTGGCCTCCGCAGCCCCAGCAGCCGTACGGGGAGCCGGAGTACTTCGGCGACCCGTACCAGCAGGGACAGCAGGGGCAACAGGGACAGCAGGGGCAGCCCCCGTACGGCAGCCGCCCGCCGGAACCGTACGGCTACCCGTACCAGGACAGCTCGGACAACCCGGGTCACACCCAGGCGTTCAGCATCGGCGAGGACCCGTACGGCGACGGCAACACCTACCGCGCGGGACAGACCGGCACCGCCCCGCCCGCCGGACCGCGGCTGCACTGGAAGGACCTGCTGCGCGGCATCGTGCTGCGCCCGGGGCCGACGTTCTGGCAGATGCGCGACCACAAGATGTGGGGCCCGGCGCTGACCGTCACGTTCATCTACGGGCTGCTCGTGCTCTTCGGCTTCGACAAGGCCCGCGAGGACGCCTTCCACGCGACCCTGTCCAACGCCGTCCCGTACGTCCTGACGACCGGCGTCGCGTTCGTCATCGGCAGCCTGATCCTGGGCGCGGTGACGCACACCCTGGCCCGCCAGCTCGGCGGCGACGGCACCTGGCAGCCGACCGTCGGGCTCTCCATGCTGATCATGTCGATCACGGACGCGCCGCGGCTGCTCTTCGCGTTCTTCCTGGGCGGCGAGAACAGCTTCGTGCAGATCCTCGGCTGGATCACCTGGGTCGCCGCGGGCGCGCTGTTCACCTCGATGGTGAGCAAGTCGCACGACCTGGCGTGGCCGCGGGCGCTGGCCGCCTCGTCGATCCAGCTGATCGCGCTGCTGTCCCTGCTGAAGCTGGGCACGCTCTGAGCTGAGCCGGCCCGACCCGGCATCGCAACGGAGAAGGGCCCCGTGAGGGGCCCTTCTCCGTACTTCTGCCGCCTGTGGGATCAGGCGTCCCGCACCTGTCCCTCACGCCGCACGACGGGCGGCTCGACGCTCCACGGGAAGTTGATCCACTCGTCGGTGCGCTTCCACACGTACTCGCACTTCACCAGCGACTGCGACTTCTCGTAGATCACCGCACTGCGCACCTCGGCGACCGCCCCGACGCAGAAGTCGTGCACCAGCTTCAGGGTCTTCCCGGTGTCGGCGACGTCATCGGTGATGAGCACCTTCTTCTCCGAGAAGTCGATGGCGTTGGGCACCGGCGCCAGCATGACCGGCATCTCCAGCGTGGTCCCGATGCCGGTGTAGAACTCGACATTGACCAGGTGGATGTTCTTGCAGTCCAGGGCGTAGGCGAGCCCACCGGCGACGAACACGCCGCCGCGCGCGATGCTGAGGATTATGTCCGGTTCGTACCCGTCGTCGGCAACGGTCTGCGCCAGCTCGCGCACCGCGCGCCCGAAACCCTCGTACGTCAGGTTCTCGCGTACGTCACTCATGCCTGAATCACACCTGGGTCCGATGGAAGTTGAGGAAGGACCGCGAAGCCGTCGGCCCGCGCTGCCCCTGGTAGCGGGAGCCGTACCGCTCACTGCCGTACGGGTGCTCGGCGGGCGAGGACAGCCGGAACATGCACAGCTGCCCGATCTTCATCCCCGGCCAGAGCTTCATCGGGAGCGTCGCCACGTTCGAGAGTTCGAGTGTGACGTGCCCGGAGAAACCGGGGTCGATGAACCCGGCGGTGGAGTGCGTCACCAGCCCCAGCCGCCCGAGGCTGGACTTGCCTTCGAGGCGGGACGCGATGTCGTCGGGGAGGGTGACGACCTCGTACGTGGAGGCCAGCACGAACTCACCGGGGTGCAGGATGAACGCCTCGTCCCCCTCCGGCTCGACCGTGCGGGTCAGATCCGCCTGCTCGACGGCGGGGTCGATGTGGGGGTAGCGGTGGTTCTCGAACACCCGGAAGTAGCGGTCGAGCCGCACATCGATGCTGGAGGGCTGCACCATGTATTCGTCGTACGGATCGATGCGCACGCGTCCGGCGTCGATCTCGGCCCGGATGTCCTTGTCTGAGAGAAGCACGCCCCGAGGATACGGGGACCGCGCGGTCCACCCCCAATCGGACGGCCCGCGCGCCCCGCCCCCGGGCGGCGCCACTCTCCTGCTACTGCTGCTCCGCCCCCACCGGTACGGCATGCCGCAACCGCGCACAGCGCGGACACCGGATGAGCCGGCCCGGCCCGATCCGGTCGGCCCCGAGCTGCTGCAACGGGAACGTGGCGGTACTGAAGACATGCCCTTCGGCACAGCGGACGACGGTGCGTTCCATCGGACCCATCAAGTCCCTTCCCCATCAAGCGTGGACGAGAGAAAACACCACATTAGGGGATGTACAGGACACCGCCGCAACCGGCACTCCGGTCGCCCACGCTACGCCCCAACTTCCGCGCCCGGCACCCGGATCCCCCTCCGGACCCCCACCCGGGAAGCGCGCCCGGGACCACGTCCGACCGGCGCGCCCGGACAACACGGAGGCCCCACGGCGCGGACGCCGGGGGGCCGGGCAGGCGGGAGAGCATGGGGTAGAGTGACTGCGGTGCGGATCCCTTCGGGGAGATCGCTGCGCGAGTGTAGTTTAATGGTAGAACATGAGCTTCCCAAGCTCAGAGCGCGGGTTCGATTCCCGTCACTCGCTCCAACATTTAGCCCCAGGTCAGCAGCCTGGGGCTTCTTTGTTGTCTAGACCACTCAAGCGGTGCTGTGCCCTCCGCGTGCCCCAACTGCGGGAAATGCACTGGTCAATGGCGTTCCATCGGACCCCTCGGGCGACTTGACGGCGTCACGTCTCATATATCGATACGCACTTTCTGTGGCCTGCGTCACTCGGCGCCGACGTAGTCGTGCCGTTCCATCTGCAAATCGCAGCGTCGGCCGACTGGCGACTTGTCCGGCCGGTCATGTCTCGGAGGTTCGGTGGCCAGGGCGAGGCGGTGGGCGGGCGGGCAGCCAGGCGCGGCGTGATTCGTCGGGCGATGCTTGACGCTTCCGGGGTTCCCTCTTTCCCTGTCTGCATGGTGGAAGCGGATCCGAGCGTTCTGGACGTGCTGGAGTCGTCGATGGAGGCACCGCCTACCTTCGGCATCACCTATTTCCTGCCGTGCGGGAGAGTGAAGGACAGGGTGCTGAAGCACGACCTCCTGCATGTGCTCCTGATCGACAGGGCGTGACCGGTCACCTTCAGGTTCGAGGATGAGTACCGTGCCGCTGTCCTCCAGGCCGTTCTGATGCGGGACAGTCTCGTGTCCGCACGATCGGTGGCCGTGGACGTGCCTCCCACCGCGGTCCCGGTGCCAGGCTTGGACGAAATCCGGGAGGTGACCATCCCCAGCGTGGTGGACTTCCTGAAGTACATGCTGGGCCGGTTCGGTCTGCGTGTTCCGGACGACTTCAGGCTCCCGGGCACGGACTTCGTCGCGGAGCATCAAGCCGACGAAGGTGGCCGAAGTGAGCGTCCACGCGGAACGGAACGCCCGCTCCGGCAGCCCCGGGAGCACAGCTGGGGCTGCCGGAGCCCTCGGCCATCCTGCGCCGGCCTTGCACCAAGAGCAGCGTGAGCGGCCATACTTGATGACGCCGGGGATCTCCCGCGGCGACGCGACAAGGGGGAAGACGGTGTGAACGGCGAACTGGGCAAGGTCGAGGTAAGGCTCCGGTGGGATCCGAGCCCGCTGGGGGAGGCACCGCACCATCTGGACATCATCGGCGCGGTCTACTCCGCCGACGAACCCCGTGGGCGGCCGGTGTACGTCGTCCACACCGAGAGCCGCGCCCCGGACGGCACCATCACCATGAGCCGGCACAGCGAGTCCGGCCAGGGCCTCGGCTTCGATGAAGTGATGGTCCTGGAGTTCGACCGGATACCGTCCGACTACGGCCGGGTGGTGGTGGGGGTGGCGATCCACCAGAACGCCGGGCCTCTCACCTTCGGCGAGATCGCGAACCCCGGTGTGGTCGTCGTCGAGCGGTACCGGGAACTCCTCGCGGACGACTTCGCGCAGCTTGCGGGGTCCACTGCCGCGACTGTCGCGGAGTTCACCCGGAACGGCTCCGCGGGCTGGGAGCTGCGCGAGATACTCCGCGGCTTCGACAGCAATCCGGTGGACTTCATGGCGGAGATGGGCACCGTCGGCGAGTGACG from Streptomyces sp. NBC_01267 harbors:
- a CDS encoding FG-GAP-like repeat-containing protein, whose product is MHQRLRTALATAATAALTGGLLVAGAAVATAAPSGLQGDFNGDGYRDLAIATPLAEVNGKEDAGGVIVVYGTAKGLDPSRRTFISQDSPGVPGAAEGWDAFGTAVAAADLNRDGYSDLAVSAPHEATAAGQDAGTVVIIWGGAKGLSGGATVANPEPLAGSYFGLSLAAADFTGDGKPDLAVGAQSSADPSWKIRLARGPFTTSGGHGSLSSYASPVDKPELTAGLVTKDAAADLVVQGQKINGDTRGSSVFYKGGSTGLVKGATLPPGTNAAIGDLDKDGYGDIAIGNPDEPDTEPSGSKGGEVALVYGASAGPSATRRTTLTQSSAGVPGDSEYGDGFGAAVAIGDFDRDGYGDLAAGLPGETIGSDYDGLMRTGTVMLLRGSAKGATTTGARVLSQNTAGVPGTAESADAFGSRLFASDNDRDGYPDLSVVASQENDDAGAVTYLRGAAGTGFPAAGSIGFGPGSLGRPTAYSDFGERITG
- a CDS encoding FG-GAP and VCBS repeat-containing protein — its product is MHRQLRTALATATAAALTGGLLIVTASTATAATPSGAQGDFNGDGYRDVAVVSPLATVSGKSGAGAVSILYGSKSGAGAAKIQTVTQDSAGVPGAAEKNDYFGGMSIAGDFDGDGYADLAVGSSGEDVGSDVDGGSVTILWGASGGLSGGTTVKDPSVSAHDHFGDLLASGDYNGDGKTDLAIASDQNVVDVYRGGFTKTGGTGGHYSVTAPVAKVPGPDLFNLTAGDVNHDGRADLLVDGYETTSAEEWNANYYLPGSPSGVTTTGIQKLPAGVISDIGDVNGDGYGDIVIGAQWDAEIPGSHKGGVVKVVYGTANGPDGGQDAINQDSPGVPGSGEADDIFGYEVTLGDINGDGMDDLAVGAPGEDLNGIADAGMVTVLYGSTTGFATTGAQSFAQDSPGVPGDNEKGDGFGGDVFLSDSDNDGKADLTVSSPWENNSDGYVVTFNSNGSKLAPTGKGYGLTATKISTAGTPMLGAGLTG
- a CDS encoding Yip1 family protein; the encoded protein is MAGFRIGRGRDNRTSQRRPPQQQAQQQAQQQQPYGRQTPPPPYGSGPAPQQHAPQHQWPPQPQQPYGEPEYFGDPYQQGQQGQQGQQGQPPYGSRPPEPYGYPYQDSSDNPGHTQAFSIGEDPYGDGNTYRAGQTGTAPPAGPRLHWKDLLRGIVLRPGPTFWQMRDHKMWGPALTVTFIYGLLVLFGFDKAREDAFHATLSNAVPYVLTTGVAFVIGSLILGAVTHTLARQLGGDGTWQPTVGLSMLIMSITDAPRLLFAFFLGGENSFVQILGWITWVAAGALFTSMVSKSHDLAWPRALAASSIQLIALLSLLKLGTL
- a CDS encoding phosphoribosyltransferase, yielding MSDVRENLTYEGFGRAVRELAQTVADDGYEPDIILSIARGGVFVAGGLAYALDCKNIHLVNVEFYTGIGTTLEMPVMLAPVPNAIDFSEKKVLITDDVADTGKTLKLVHDFCVGAVAEVRSAVIYEKSQSLVKCEYVWKRTDEWINFPWSVEPPVVRREGQVRDA
- the dcd gene encoding dCTP deaminase; the encoded protein is MLLSDKDIRAEIDAGRVRIDPYDEYMVQPSSIDVRLDRYFRVFENHRYPHIDPAVEQADLTRTVEPEGDEAFILHPGEFVLASTYEVVTLPDDIASRLEGKSSLGRLGLVTHSTAGFIDPGFSGHVTLELSNVATLPMKLWPGMKIGQLCMFRLSSPAEHPYGSERYGSRYQGQRGPTASRSFLNFHRTQV
- a CDS encoding TerD family protein — its product is MNGELGKVEVRLRWDPSPLGEAPHHLDIIGAVYSADEPRGRPVYVVHTESRAPDGTITMSRHSESGQGLGFDEVMVLEFDRIPSDYGRVVVGVAIHQNAGPLTFGEIANPGVVVVERYRELLADDFAQLAGSTAATVAEFTRNGSAGWELREILRGFDSNPVDFMAEMGTVGE